The Harmonia axyridis chromosome 3, icHarAxyr1.1, whole genome shotgun sequence nucleotide sequence tatctgctatcgatttcgagaaaaatctctagtaatcctcaggaaaatccaaattattatgaagatccagctagtaagctctaatgaatgcattaattataagttttggtatttatttacctaatctgtagcgaagattaataaatatttgataaactgtacgacacactagaaacaacctgtatattgaaagcaaagcctttgtgggctcatattcatgaaacttttttttctcaaaattatccaagtaatttctcattttccttcgtaactcttatttgagaacaaggtaagcACAActgaattagtaacaacaaaaattatttcgagtaatttggttcaaacttcattatcaaacttatttttctaacattacagatatgaataaaagttgtcatcaaaaattttttttcgattatccctccccaagaaaaaaaaagatctacgcccttgtttcacaagagtcgagaaatgtcaaatataaacgatgtatgcgccatctgaaaagcccgcgatccctcgaaatcaagtaggtataaatctcccgttttgtctgaaagttttacaggtataagtagacacaccaggtattctatgcatcttaactGGGACACAACTATGGTCACGGACAGGGCAATATCGCATAACCGGCCGGACATAGTTCTGTTtaataagaccgaaaaattagTGCAGATAGTAGACATAACGGTACCCGCCGATGATAATATTGCCCGAGCGTACACTGAGAAACTCACCAAATATCATGACCTCGCGTTTGAGCTGAAAGAAATGTACGGTCTGAAGAAAACATCAATTCTCCCACTCATAATATCGGTAAATGGCCTGGTGGAGACACACATGATTGAAAACACGAAACGTCTACAATAAGATACTTACCTGATTAGCCAAGCACAGAAAGAGGTCATCCTAGGTACCACGCGGacagtcagaagatttcttactagctcctgagtacaaccttggtcgctgtggtgacccggttgtcttggatccatcccgcttgtcggtgaattaaaaaaaaaaaaaaaaaaatatatatatatatatatataaaaaaatatatatatttttttatatatatatatatatatataattcgtaagcaaattattgatcgcaatatatctaatagataagaatgttaggatgtttcgatctaggaaattcagtgatacacttttatatcatccaagctttcggtaagacttcttacctttctcaaggatctgcaatatatattaaatataaacattacaaaaagcaagttcacaaaactaacgtacatatattgtggttttattccttcctgttgatcttatttcaaaatattcaaaaaacaaaatagttcaacccaactactctctcacagtaataaagattaaacaagtaactaatattattgataacactcatatattctgtcagacatcaatacgtgtaaggtaaacaaaccatgacaccatccgtcaaagagagatataaatgacaactgtttgcttccacagaattatattcactttcttaattttgtttattattttcaggtgtTGAAACTacgaattggtggatgcgaaatttttagataattctatcaagtaggagtagatgttattaagattgttagtatcttgttttgtattcatagtattgtcaGTCACTGCTATTGATAACATCTCCAAGAATAATCTTTTATGGTAATGGGGTTCCTTAAAGAGTAGTTTTGTGTTAGAATAATCTATTACATGGTCATTGTTGTTCGCATGTATAGCCAAGGCACaagttcttaaatttcttcttgcatcactcttatgagatgttattctttctttgatccatctggaagtctgtcctatgtatgttctctcacaactgccacaaggtatactatacacgactccagattcatattcttctttttctttgtctttcAAGCGGCTGAATACTAGCTTAAATAATGGATGTTTCATAGTTTTAACAATCTTGATATGTTTGTAGTCTTTGAAAATCAGGGAAATCTTATTAGAGAGTACTGGTATGTATGGTATAGTGGCGTAAACGATGTCTGCTCGGTCTATCATGGCATCGGTGTTTAGTGACATGGTGACTTCGACTGGGGGTGAAGATGATGTATTGCAAAGTAACTTATTAAGTAATTTTATCGGGTATCCATTCATTACAAATAgctttttcagtttgaaaatacaTTGACTATGAAATGTTGGATGTGTCAACCTTAAGACTCTAGTTTTCATCTGTGTGACTAGATTTAGCTTCATATTTTGTGGATGGCAAGATCTATAATGCAAATACCTGCCAGAGCTACTAGGCTTGTTATACCAATCAGTCCTCAACACTTCTCCCATTCTTATCACCCTGATGTCTAAAAAAGGTATGGAGTTGTCAACCTCTTCTTCTGCCGTGAATTGTAGGTGGGTGTTATAACTGTTGAAATGTTCCAGAACTGTAGCAAGTGATCCCTCTGGAATCATACATATCAAATCGTCGACATACTTTTTTAAAAAGGGCATAACAAAAGGCAAACCGGGCAGTACCGAAGTCAAAAGATCGTCCAGCACTTTTTTAAAAAGGGCATAACAAAAGGCAAACCGGGCAGTACCGAAGTCAAAAGATCGTCCAGCACGTATTGTGCCAAAATAGGGGAAAGTTTACCTCCCATTTTCAGACTTCATAAATAACTTCAAATGCCCCCCTGATTTCGTGCTGGTCAGTTTAGATGTGGTCTCCTTGTTTACCAACATACCTTTTGAATTAGTAGAGCTGAGCGTTGTCAGACATTGGAATGAAATTTCTCGGCATACTCAGATGTCACAGAGCGACCTGTTGGAATTAGTAAGGTTCATCTTCGACAACACCTATTTCACATATCAAGGAAGATATTACAGGCAGACCTTAGGTGCTCCAATGGGAGGTAAACTTTCCCCTATTTTGGCACAATACGTGCTGGACGATCTTTTGACTTCGGTACTGCCCGGTTTGCCTTTTGTTATGCCCTTTTTAAAAAAGTATGTCGACGATCTGATATGTATGATTCCAGAGGGATCACTTGCTACAGTTCTGGAACATTTCAACAGTTATAACACCCACCTACAATTCACGGCAGAAGAAGAGGTTGACAACTCCATACCTTTTTTAGACATCAGGGTGATAAGAATGGGAGAAGTGTTGAGGACTGATTGGTATAACAAGCCTAGTAGCTCTGGCAGGTATTTGCATTATAGATCTTGCCATCCACAAAATATGAAGCTAAATCTAGTCACACAGATGAAAACTAGAGTCTTAAGGTTGACACATCCAACATTTCATAGTCAAtgtattttcaaactgaaaaagcTATTTGTAATGAATGGATACCCGATAAAATTACTTAATAAGTTACTTTGCAATACATCATCTTCACCCCCAGTCGAAGTCACCATGTCACTAAACACCGATGCCATGATAGACCGAGCAGACATCGTTTACGCCACTATACCATACATACCAGTACTCTCTAATAAGATTTCCCTGATTTTCAAAGACTACAAACATATCAAGATTGTTAAAACTATGAAACATCCATTATTTAAGCTAGTATTCAGCCGCTTgaaagacaaagaaaaagaagaatatgaatctggagtcgtgtatagtataccttgtggcagttgtgagagaacatacataggacagacttccagatggatcaaagaaagaataacatctcataagagtgatgcaagaagaaatttaagaacttGTGCCTTAGCTATACATGCGAACAACAATGACCATGTAATAGATTATTCTAACACAAAAATACTCTTTAAGGAACCCCATTACCATAAAAGATTATTCTTGGAGATGTTATCAATAGCAGTGACTGACAATACAATGAATACAAAACAAGATACTAACAATCTTAATAACATCTACTCCTACTTGATAGAATTATCTAAAAatttcgcatccaccaattcgtAGTTTCAacacctgaaaataataaacaaaattaagaaagtgaatataattctgtggaaccaaacagttgtcatttatatctctcttcgacggatggtgtcatggtttgtttaccttacacgtattgatgtctgacagaatatatgagtgttatcaataatattagttacttgtttaatctttataactgtgagagagtagttgggttgaactattttgttttttgaatattttgaaataagatcaacaggaaggaataaaaccacaatatatgtacgttagttttgtgaacttgctttttgtaatgtttatatttaatatatattgcagatccttgagaaaggtaagaagtcttaccgaaagcttggatgatataaaagtgtatcactgaatttcctagatcgaaacatcctaacattcttatctattatatatatatatatatatttttatatatatatatatatatatatatatatatatatatatatatatatatatatatatatatatatatatatatatatatatatatatatagggctttcggccctcatcagtacggtgaaaaagtgttaggatgagcaacacttgttgactctgtttgtttgttgtttatttcaagtgttgctcatccatatatatatatgtatatatatatatatatatatatatatatatatatatatatatatatatatatatatatatatatatatatataattcgtaagaaaattattgatcgcaatatatctaatagataacaatgttaggatgtttcgatctaggaaattcagtgatacacttttatatcatccaagctttcggtaagacttcttacctttctcaaggatctgcaatatatattaaatataaacattacaaatagcaagttcacaaaactaacgcacatatattgtggttttattccttccttatttcaaaatattcaaaaaacaaaatagttcaacccaactactctctcacagtaataaagattaaacaagtaaataatatcattgataacactcatatattctgtcagacatcaattcatgtaaggtaaacaaaccatgacaccatccgccaaagagagatataaatgacaactgtttggttccacagaattatattcactttcttaattttgtttattattttaaggtgtttaaactacgaaatggtggatgcgaaatttttttttttttgat carries:
- the LOC123676127 gene encoding uncharacterized protein LOC123676127, with amino-acid sequence MSQSDLLELVRFIFDNTYFTYQGRYYRQTLGAPMGEGSLATVLEHFNSYNTHLQFTAEEEVDNSIPFLDIRVIRMGEVLRTDWYNKPSSSGRYLHYRSCHPQNMKLNLVTQMKTRVLRLTHPTFHSQCIFKLKKLFVMNGYPIKLLNKLLCNTSSSPPVEVTMSLNTDAMIDRADIVYATIPYIPVLSNKISLIFKDYKHIKIVKTMKHPLFKLVFSRLKDKEKEEYESGVVYSIPCGSCERTYIGQTSRWIKERITSHKSDARRNLRTCALAIHANNNDHVIDYSNTKILFKEPHYHKRLFLEMLSIAVTDNTMNTKQDTNNLNNIYSYLIELSKNFASTNS